A window of Spirochaetota bacterium genomic DNA:
CTGGAAGGCGCCATTTGTAATTGCAGAAGATGTTGAATATTTTGATGTTGCCAGCAATGGCACTGATTTTATGATAGTATATTCCATGTATAATGATCTCTACTCGGTCATTTATAATGGCGCTCTTGGAACAGAAGTGGAAATTGATTCAAGTGTATATGGGAAAAATAATGTCAGTATCCACACCAACGGGACGGGATATTGTGCAGTATGGAGCGAATGGACTGAATATTCGCCAGGATTATGGGATAATAGAGTTTTCTCGAATATTTACGATGGTGGTTGGCAGGGAGATGAGCAAATTTCAGAGAGCGATCCAGGGTATAATTTGATAAGGATATCTACAAATGGAACAGGATATTGCGTGATATGGGAAGACAACGATTCGAGTACTGATATCTATGCAAACATCTATGAAGCCCTTGCCTGGGGGGGAGAAACAAAGATCGATAACTCGAATCCAGGAAATAATGTTAACGATCCTGAGATTGCCTCAAATGGGAGTGGATACTGTATCACATGGGAACAGTATGACGGTTCTAATTATTATGATGTCTATTATAATCAATATGATGGCGGCTGGGGAGTCTCCACATTGATTCCAGATGATCCTGGACTTACTCTTCACTCTGTCTATAATCCAAAAATTGCTTCAAATAATGATGGATATTGTATCACCTGGTCTCATCAGGATGATACTTATAACAGAAATATATATGCATATTCCTATAACGGATTAACCTGGGATCCCTTGCCAACAGAGATTGATGCTGATATTGAGGATGCAGAAATCAATTATTATGCTTATTCACCTGAAATTTCGTCCGATGGCTCGGGATATTGTGTCGTATGGAGGCAATATGATGATTCCCCATTAACACGTATTTATGCACGAATTTATGATGGGGGATGGAGCGCAGAAGCGACAAAATTAAATCCAGGCCTGGTATATGACGAAAGTCCGCAGGTTATTTCAAATGGGAACAGCTATCTTGTCTTCTGGCTCGGCTATCATAAGTTCAACAACAGCCTATTTGGCAGTTATTATAGCGGTGGTTCCTGGGGCGAAAAGCTGCTTCTGGAGACAAATGATGGGGATATACATTACAATAAACTAATAACCGAGTCCAACAATGGATTGGACTATGTTGCAGTGTGGTTTCAAGAGGAGGATGATGATCCATTGGTATACAATATTTGGGGCAACATCATCACTCCATAGATGTAATAAAAGCACTATCAGAATGATGCTGTATCCTTGTAAAACAAAGATCTTCTCCGCTTAATTGCTTGATAATGAAAGATAAGCTTATTAAAGCACAATGCTTAGAAATTGGAAAGCAGGATTGAGGGATAGCGCATCCGCTCAATCCTGCTAATTATTATAGCGGATTTGCTTCCAGTCTCCTTTTCTCCTCTGCCGAATAACCTAGAGCCATCCAGTCCAATGCGCCATTCGGTTTATGGCAGGCATTGCAGGAGAAGGCGCCATCCTTTCTAATAGCGTGGCTTATCTCAAGATGGGCATTCTTGGGTATCCATCTTGGCTCTACTCTATTCATATTTTTAACATCCTTGTATGATGATGTATTCCAGCTATCAACATCCATAAAGGACATGAATTTATCCATCATATAGACCTTAAACATCAAACCATACATCCGCTTCATCATGCTCTTCTCCATCTCCTTTGCTGCCGCAAGATCAGGATTGCCGGTTGTGTAATATGTTGGGAAATTGTAGGGTATAAACATTCCTCCAAAGGGCCCCATATTCTGCAGATCAATATGCTGCCTTCCGTTAAATAATTTCATAGCGTAGATTTTGGATGGCCTTCCCTCTTTTGCAATAGGTCTCATGGTCTTTTCATACCACGAATCATAGTCAAAATCCTTGAATTCCGGCCAGATGTGTTCCGGGGTATAAAATTTGTACAGATTCTTTCCGTTTGGATTGTCCCCGATTGGATTGCCGAGAAATGTCGCATCGCCATTCCACCAAGAATAGACAATGCCCTTCCCGGGCCTGCTCTCCTTCTTGATATCCTTGTATATGTATATGCCGGGATGTTCTTCGTAAACGACCTGGCTGAAATCCCTCATGGTTGCGTTGTCCGGATGCAGGGAGGGGATATGGCATGTCACACAGGCAATCCTTTTAATGTGAGTGTTCAAATATTCTGCATGCTTTACATCGCTATGCGGTTTGGATGAATGGCATTTTTCACAGGATACTTCTACATCAGGAAGGTCATTTGCCATCATGGTTGTGGTATGCGTGCCCTTGGCTATCAGGTGTCCCTCCGTTGTATGACATTCAATGCACGACATCCCGGCCCTGGCATGCACATCCCATGAGGGTGAATAGGGTGTGCCCCTCTTTGAACCAGGATGAAGAACCCTGGGACGCTCATATCCAAGATTCAGGAAACTCTGCATATATGAGGGATCCTTTTTGTCTATATAAATATCCCCGCCCATATTATGCTGATGACAGCGAAGGCATGCCTGAGCTGTGGGGGACCCAACCGACATGGCGGCCTTCATGGAGCGGTCCTGATCCCATCTCCTGAGCCCATTGTCATCCTCAACAACCTGCTTTTTATTCATATCATAGGCCACAGAGTGACAGATGAGGCAATCTATGGCATCCTTCTCTTTATCGAGAGTTCTATAAAGGGGCATCATCTCTCCAAGAGGCGCCTGATATTGACTGCCGATGTGACATTGCCCGCAACCCTCTGAAAGCGTTTTCCCCTCTTTGGTTGTAATCAATTCCGCCCAGGCAGTCATTGCAAAGGACCCCGGTTTTGGGCAGGGTCTGTTTATTTTACCCATTGGGAAATTGTCGGCTAACTTGCCGTTAAAGCCATATACGTTGGGATGTCTCGTTGTAAAAAAGCGATAATGCGCTGAGCTGGTCAGGTTTTCCATTAAATCTTCCTTCCTCTCCTTGCCTGTATGAGCATCCACTACCTTGATCTCCCTATGGCACCTCAGGCATGTTTCTGGTCCTTCATATTCAAGGATTCCTTCAGCCTCGAATATTTCTATGTGTTTTAGTTCTTCTGAGTACTCCTTGCTTATTTTTTTTGAAATGGCAGAGAACTCCTCTGGAGTAATCCTATCAACAGTAAATACAATCTCTCCTGGTCGGCTATCTGCAGGCATCATTATATTTATCATATGAGACCATGCCCGATAACCTATGAAAAAAACGAGAAGTAAAAGTCCTAAAAGCATAAGTAATAATTGTCTTTTTTCCATTTCCCCCTCCTCCTACACAAAAAATTAGTTAATTCTGTTAACCAT
This region includes:
- a CDS encoding cytochrome c3 family protein: MEKRQLLLMLLGLLLLVFFIGYRAWSHMINIMMPADSRPGEIVFTVDRITPEEFSAISKKISKEYSEELKHIEIFEAEGILEYEGPETCLRCHREIKVVDAHTGKERKEDLMENLTSSAHYRFFTTRHPNVYGFNGKLADNFPMGKINRPCPKPGSFAMTAWAELITTKEGKTLSEGCGQCHIGSQYQAPLGEMMPLYRTLDKEKDAIDCLICHSVAYDMNKKQVVEDDNGLRRWDQDRSMKAAMSVGSPTAQACLRCHQHNMGGDIYIDKKDPSYMQSFLNLGYERPRVLHPGSKRGTPYSPSWDVHARAGMSCIECHTTEGHLIAKGTHTTTMMANDLPDVEVSCEKCHSSKPHSDVKHAEYLNTHIKRIACVTCHIPSLHPDNATMRDFSQVVYEEHPGIYIYKDIKKESRPGKGIVYSWWNGDATFLGNPIGDNPNGKNLYKFYTPEHIWPEFKDFDYDSWYEKTMRPIAKEGRPSKIYAMKLFNGRQHIDLQNMGPFGGMFIPYNFPTYYTTGNPDLAAAKEMEKSMMKRMYGLMFKVYMMDKFMSFMDVDSWNTSSYKDVKNMNRVEPRWIPKNAHLEISHAIRKDGAFSCNACHKPNGALDWMALGYSAEEKRRLEANPL